The Planctomicrobium piriforme nucleotide sequence CTGACCGTTGTCTTTCACCCGGACATGGATCTGCCCTACCTCGAAGGCCGTTTCAATTTCGATGACGCCCCCTTCTTCAGTAGCGTCCATCGCGTTCAGAACGAGATTGAGAAACACCTGGAGGATCTGATCGCGGACGGCGGCAATCTGCGGCAGGTCTTCGGCAAACCTCGTGCGAATCACCTTTCCCTTTTTGCGCTTGTAGTACTTGGCGATGTTCAGCGCATTGCTGATGACTTCATGGACATCGAATCTGGTCGCCTGTTGCAGACCCGGACGTGAGAATTCGATCAGCTCCCGGAGCGTGCGCTGAATCCGCAGCAATTGCTCGTCAATGAGGCCGAGGCGTTCGTGCATCTCGGGGTCGAGCTTCTTGCGGTTCATCAACTGGACAAGCGAGCTGATCGCTGCCAGCGGATTGCCGACTTCGTGGGCGATGCCGGCTGCGAGTAGTCCGAACGCGGCCTGTTTTTCCTGCTGCACCAAAAGAGCCTGCGACTGTTGCAATTCACGGGTTCGACGGGCGATGCGGCCTTCCAGATCGCGGTTGAGCGTGGAGAGCTTCTGGCCGGTTTCGCGGAGCAGCATCGTCAGCGAGGTACTGGCCCAGGTGGCCCAGCCCATGAAGACGATCATGAGGATCAGCGTCCCAACCTGATCGACAGTGGCCGTCGACAACGTAAAGGCAAGCAGCGAATAACTCGTCGCATGCAGCGCGAACGTTGAGTACGTGATCAGCGGCGTATAACGGATCGCGCAGACCAGCAGCGACAGGAAGTAGTAGTAACGGAAGAAGCTGTCGAGGCCCTTGTCGAAATGACACAACAGCCCGATGAAGATCGCCTCCATCAGCGACGTGAAGAGCGGCGCTCGACTGAGAAACACCTCCCCCCGCCAGTGCCAGACCAGGTCGAACATGGCGTACACGGCGCCGAGCGTGAGGATGCCGTTCAGATACGGGCGGTGGTCCGCCGGGCTGAGGGTGTTCACCACCAGGTAGCCGACAATCAGTCCGAACCAGCGAATGCGAAGCGTGATCCATTCCACCGACAACTGCCAGTCGGCTTCCGCCTGCTGCGTTTCAGGGTCGATGGTCTGTAGGGGAAGGGTCGGCATCATCGCAGTCATCACCAATCAGGAAGAGACAACGTCTGTTCGATTGTAGCGACCGCGTTGCCTGCTTACGCCGACTTGAGCTGGTCGAGCGGGATCAGTTTGGGAATCGGCACCTGCAGCCCGATGACTCCGCCGTGTTGTCTGAGAATGGTGCGGAAGTCGTGCCGGAGGAAGTTGTAGAGCTGCTCGGGCGGCTTGCTCGACAGGTACTCGCGGGCGTAGACGTCCATCTGGCCGTCGTAGTCCTGCTGGCTGGCCGAATGGACGTGATACCGACCGCCGAAGCGGCGAATGTCGCCGTCGAAGTTCGGGCTGATGTGATACAGCTCGTGCAGAATCGTGATGAATTTCTCGGAGAAGGTGTGGTCGAGAAAGCGCGGCAGATAGAACGTGAGGATGTAGTACATCTCGCGCTGCCCGACATAGAGCCGCTGGACCGTCCACTTGCGACCGCGGCGACGGCACTCGAGCGCTCCCCCTTCGAACCGCATGGGGGTCAGCTTCGCCTGCAGGCCATGCAGTACCCTTGATCGGGTCTGAGAGAAGCAGACGGCGATGCGGGAGACGTCGATGTGTGCGAACGCTTCATGGCGTTCCGTGATGTCGTGGCACAAGGCGACCATCGACTGCGTGAAATCGAACGGTCCCAGCGTGGCGACTCGACCGGTGGACAGTTCCATCGGAGCATCCTTTCTCACTGACCTGTCGCGCCCTGAACCCGACTCGAATCCCACCGAGGTTCAGGAGGCCGATATGCTGTTTCTCACCGCGAACTTGCTCCGGGTAGTTCAATTCCCTGCCAGGAGCTGGCCATGATTATAATTTTTACCAAGAGAAAGGCCACTGGAATCCGAGAATTCTGCCCGAGCCCCGAGCTGAAATAAAACGACCCCGTCAGTGACTGACGGGGTCGCGAGATTCCAGTTCAATGACCGAAGTCGATCAGGACTTGGCAGCAGCGGGTTCGTCATTGACGACGACCGGAGCAGTCCGACGGGACTTGACGCGATCGTGTTCGCCAACGAACTCGATCATCGCCCGTTCGCCGGAATCGCCCAGACGGGGCTTCGCCAGACGCAGGATGCGGGTGTAGCCGCCGTTGCGATCAGCGAAGCGCGGCGCGAGTTCGGAGAACAGGATGTCGACGGCTTCAATGTCGCGAAGAGCGGCAAAGGCGCGACGGCGGGCTGTGACAGCCGGAGACTTGGCGGTCGACCATTTCACCCACTGATCCGATTCACGCCACTTCTTCCACTCGGGGGAATTCTTGTCGGCCGAAGTTGCGAACTGCTTCGCGTTCTCTTCGTGCGGCAGGGCATTCTTGGCGAGGGTGATCAGCTTTTCCACGAACGGGCGAAGTTCTTTCGCCTTGGGAGTCGTGGTGATGATTCGTCCGGCCACTTTGGGAGCGCCTTCGGCACCTTCTTCAAAGCGGACAGTCTTGATCAGGCTGGCGGCCATGTTCTTGAACATGGCTTTACGGTGGCTGGCATTACGGCCGAGGATACGGCCTTTGACGCGATGTCGCATGACTCATTCCAAGTAGTTGAGACGACGGGAATCGTCGTTCGTGGCTGGCGATCGTTTCCATTCTTTGCGGACGAACATCCGGCGGGCCTCACAGCCGCGCCGGATGGTGCATTCCAATTATGTCCGCGCCGGCTTCTTCATCCGGTCGGGCACTCGCATGCCCAGACGCAGACCGATCTCGCCGAGCCGTTCCCGCACTTCGTACAGTGTTGTTTCACCAAAGTTGCGAACTGTGAGCAACTGGTCTTCCGACCGGCCGACCAGATCCCGAACCGAAGTGATGCCTTCGGATTCCAGGCAGTTCGTCGCACGCACCGACAGATTCAGTTCTGCCAGGCTTTGATTGAGCTTGTCTTCCAGCTCCAGGTCGATCGGCGAGTAACCGGTCGCTTCCAGCATGCCTTTGAGGCCTGCTTCTGGCGGCAGTTCCGGGCCGGGTTCCTGGTAGTTGATGAACGGGTTCAGGTGCTTGCGGAGAATCTTCGACGCTTCGACGAGAGCCATATCGGGCTTCACGGTACCGTCGGTCCAGATTTCCAGGGTCAGCTTGTCGTAGTTCGTACGCTGGCCGACGCGGGTGTCTTCCACCTTGTAACGGACTCGGGTCACCGGCGAGAAGGCGGCGTCGAGGGGAATCACGCCCAGTTCGGGGCTCTTTTCGTAGGCTTCCGTGGCCGGAACATAGCCGCGGCCGTTTTCAGCCGTCAGTTCCATGCTGAGCGGAACGTCGTCGGTCATCGTGGCGATGATGAGGTCTTTGTTGACGACTTCGACCTGATCGTCGGTGATGACGTCAGCGCCGGTCACCACGCCCCGCTCGTGCCGTTCGATTCGCAACGTCTTGGACGTGCTGCTGTAGTTCTTGACGACCAGCGATTTCAGATTCAGGCAGATGTCAGTGACGTCTTCGACCACGCCGGGGATCGTTGTGAATTCGTGCTGAATTCCAGCGATCTTCACGCGGGTAATGGCGCTGCCTTCGAGGCTCGACAGCAAGATGCGACGCAGGCTGTTGGCCAGGGTATGACCAAAACCGCGCTCGAACGGCTCGGCCACGAACATGCCGTAGGTCGAAGTGAGCGTGTCCGGGTTCGGGGCGACCCGACTCGGCAATTCCAGATTACGCCAGCGAATTCTCATGGTTTCAATTCCTCAATCACAGACGCAGTCTCTTTGATGACGTCACAACGGTTCCGGGCGAGACTGCGAGCCCCTGTCCGCGGACCACCTTCGATGCTTCCAACTCGTGTCGCTTCTCGTTGCAGTAAAACTGCAGACTAGACGCGACGGCGCTTGCGGGGACGGCAGCCGTTGTGCGGCAGCGGCGTGACGTCTTCGATCGACTTCACCGAAATGCCGCCCACCTGCAGGCCGGTGATCGCGCTTTCGCGACCCGAACCTGGACCCTTGACTCGAATTTCGAGTTCACGAATCCCGAACTTGCGAGCCCGGTCAGCACAGGTTTCCGCTGCCCGCTGAGCGGCGAACGGAGTGCTTTTCCGAGATCCCTTGAATCCGACGGTGCCGGCCGAGGCCCAGCACAGAACTTCGCCGTTCGTGTCGGCAATCGACACGGTCGTGTTGTTGAAGGTCGCCTTGATATGGGCGACGCCGCGGGTCACATTGCGACGCACGCGTTTCTTCTGCTTCACCTTTGCCACAAACAAACCCCTCTTGAATTTTCACCGACAAAACGTGCAGGCCGAGGGCCTGATTGAAAACGCCAACACCAACCCAACAACCCCGCCGCGACACTTTTAGTGACGCGCGTCCTTCACGCCCTTCTTACCGGCAACGGTTTTCTTCACACCTTTGCGGGTACGGGCATTGGACTGCGTATTCTGGCCGCGAACCGGCAGACCCTTACGATGGCGGATGCCGCGGTAGCACTGAATCGACTTCAAGCGGCCAATGTGATCGGCCGTCTGGCGACGCAACTGCCCTTCGACGACATACTTGCCGTCGAGCAGAGAGTTGATCCGCTGAATGTCGTCTTCGCTGAGCTCACGAGCCCGGCGCTGCGGGTTGAGCCCCAGCGTGCGACAGATTTCAATGGAACGAACGTTGCCCACGCCCAGCAGATAGGTCAGGGAGATGTAAGTCGGCTTTTCGTTGGGGATATCGACCCCGAGTACGCGAGGCATATGTCCTGATTCCTATCCTTGACGCTGCTTATGACGGGGATTGGCCGAGCAAATGACGTAGTTCCGACCCTTGCGGCGAACCGTCTTACAGTGCTCACAAATGCGTTTTACGCTTGAGCGAACCTTCATGTCCCTGCACTCCGCGTGTGATACAACCGCTGTCGCCTCCAGAACCCGAGCTGGCCATACGGAACTTCCCGCAGACACCAGACTGGATCCCAACAGTCGACAGCCGGCCGACTCGTTGTCACTCAGGCCTCCTGTCGAGACCTTGAGCCAGTTACGTTTTTTGGAAGCGGGAGAGTATAAGCGAACGCCCGGTAACGAAACAAGTTTCGCAAAAGGAAATTTTCACGCGACTGCGGCGGGCTCTGATGCCGCTGCTGCACGACTGCAAAGTTCATGGCAGAAGATATTTACGCAGTATTTGCGGTTATAGTTACGGGCTCATGTCGCCTTCCCGGAACTCCCTCCTCTCAAGACGCCGGACGCCCAATTTCGGCGGAATCGGCGGATTTTTGACGCAGTGGGCGAACACTCGGCCCCCTCTCCATGCCGCCAGGGTGTCCCTGAACGCTTCGCAAAGGCGGTTCCTGCCTTATGATGATGCCTGTCCGTTTCCTCCGCTCCTCAGGCTTGATCGTCTATGACCTCTTTGCCCACCCCTGCCCAGCTTGGTTACCGGATGCCTGCCGAGTGGGAGCCGCAGGAGGCGATCTGGCTTTCCTGGCCGCATAAAGAGGCCTCGTGGCCTGGCAACTTCGAGCCAGTCCCGGCCATTTTCGGGGAAATCGCCCAGCATGTGACCGACTGCCAGCTCGTCCGCATCAATGTCGCCGACGCCGCAATGGAAGACAGTGCCCGCGGCGTTCTTCAACAGGCGGGGGCGCGACTCGACCGAGTCCGTTTCCACCACAACCCGACCAACGACGCCTGGGTGCGGGATCATGGTCCGATCTACGTTGTGCGGGAACATCAAGGCCGCACCGAGCGGGCCCTGACGAAATGGGGCTACAACGCCTGGGGAGACAAGTACCCGCCGT carries:
- a CDS encoding sensor histidine kinase, with product MMPTLPLQTIDPETQQAEADWQLSVEWITLRIRWFGLIVGYLVVNTLSPADHRPYLNGILTLGAVYAMFDLVWHWRGEVFLSRAPLFTSLMEAIFIGLLCHFDKGLDSFFRYYYFLSLLVCAIRYTPLITYSTFALHATSYSLLAFTLSTATVDQVGTLILMIVFMGWATWASTSLTMLLRETGQKLSTLNRDLEGRIARRTRELQQSQALLVQQEKQAAFGLLAAGIAHEVGNPLAAISSLVQLMNRKKLDPEMHERLGLIDEQLLRIQRTLRELIEFSRPGLQQATRFDVHEVISNALNIAKYYKRKKGKVIRTRFAEDLPQIAAVRDQILQVFLNLVLNAMDATEEGGVIEIETAFEVGQIHVRVKDNGQGIAEFDQAKLFEPYFTTKSTGTGLGLFVSRNIVERARGRIRLQQSLPGDTTFVVSLPC
- a CDS encoding putative metallopeptidase, with product MELSTGRVATLGPFDFTQSMVALCHDITERHEAFAHIDVSRIAVCFSQTRSRVLHGLQAKLTPMRFEGGALECRRRGRKWTVQRLYVGQREMYYILTFYLPRFLDHTFSEKFITILHELYHISPNFDGDIRRFGGRYHVHSASQQDYDGQMDVYAREYLSSKPPEQLYNFLRHDFRTILRQHGGVIGLQVPIPKLIPLDQLKSA
- a CDS encoding bL17 family ribosomal protein, encoding MRHRVKGRILGRNASHRKAMFKNMAASLIKTVRFEEGAEGAPKVAGRIITTTPKAKELRPFVEKLITLAKNALPHEENAKQFATSADKNSPEWKKWRESDQWVKWSTAKSPAVTARRRAFAALRDIEAVDILFSELAPRFADRNGGYTRILRLAKPRLGDSGERAMIEFVGEHDRVKSRRTAPVVVNDEPAAAKS
- a CDS encoding DNA-directed RNA polymerase subunit alpha; its protein translation is MRIRWRNLELPSRVAPNPDTLTSTYGMFVAEPFERGFGHTLANSLRRILLSSLEGSAITRVKIAGIQHEFTTIPGVVEDVTDICLNLKSLVVKNYSSTSKTLRIERHERGVVTGADVITDDQVEVVNKDLIIATMTDDVPLSMELTAENGRGYVPATEAYEKSPELGVIPLDAAFSPVTRVRYKVEDTRVGQRTNYDKLTLEIWTDGTVKPDMALVEASKILRKHLNPFINYQEPGPELPPEAGLKGMLEATGYSPIDLELEDKLNQSLAELNLSVRATNCLESEGITSVRDLVGRSEDQLLTVRNFGETTLYEVRERLGEIGLRLGMRVPDRMKKPART
- the rpsK gene encoding 30S ribosomal protein S11, with the protein product MAKVKQKKRVRRNVTRGVAHIKATFNNTTVSIADTNGEVLCWASAGTVGFKGSRKSTPFAAQRAAETCADRARKFGIRELEIRVKGPGSGRESAITGLQVGGISVKSIEDVTPLPHNGCRPRKRRRV
- the rpsM gene encoding 30S ribosomal protein S13, producing MPRVLGVDIPNEKPTYISLTYLLGVGNVRSIEICRTLGLNPQRRARELSEDDIQRINSLLDGKYVVEGQLRRQTADHIGRLKSIQCYRGIRHRKGLPVRGQNTQSNARTRKGVKKTVAGKKGVKDARH
- the rpmJ gene encoding 50S ribosomal protein L36 gives rise to the protein MKVRSSVKRICEHCKTVRRKGRNYVICSANPRHKQRQG